Proteins from one Rhizobium sp. CB3090 genomic window:
- a CDS encoding aspartate aminotransferase family protein, with amino-acid sequence MLSNSLIELDRAHLVHPVASYRGHEQAGVRVLKSAKGATVTDASGHQMIDGFAGLWCVNAGYGHDSIVEAAARQMRELPYATGYFSLGSEPAIRLAAELADRAPGDLNHVYFTLGGSDAVDSTVRFIRYYYHALGKPTKDQFISLEQGYHGSSTVGAGLTALPAFHAGFGMPLDWQHKIPSHYAYRNPVGTDPQAIIAASVAALRAKVEELGAERVAAFYAEPIQGSGGVLVPPAGWMKAMRDLCSELDILFVADEVITGFGRTGPLFACSDDGIVPDLMTTAKGLTSGYVPMGAVFLTERVYNTIADGAGAAAVGHGYTYSAHPVSAAVGLEVLRLYESGLLENGVKAGARLMAGLRDLSSHPLVGDVRGRGMLAAVELVVDKARKTPLPAAAEPARRIFDRAWNNGLVIRAFGNGVLGYAPPLCCTDGEIDAIIERTRRTLDQTLEDPDVRAVLA; translated from the coding sequence ATGCTGAGCAATTCCCTTATCGAACTCGATCGCGCCCACCTCGTTCACCCCGTCGCCTCTTATCGCGGTCACGAGCAGGCCGGCGTCCGCGTGTTGAAATCCGCCAAGGGCGCGACTGTTACCGATGCATCGGGTCATCAGATGATCGATGGCTTTGCCGGTCTTTGGTGCGTCAATGCCGGCTATGGTCATGACAGTATCGTGGAGGCGGCCGCCCGCCAGATGCGCGAACTGCCCTATGCCACCGGCTACTTCAGCCTCGGCTCCGAACCGGCCATCCGGCTCGCCGCCGAATTGGCCGATCGCGCTCCCGGCGACCTCAACCATGTCTATTTTACGCTCGGCGGCTCGGACGCCGTCGACAGCACGGTCCGCTTCATCCGCTATTACTATCACGCGCTCGGCAAGCCGACGAAGGATCAGTTCATCTCCCTCGAACAGGGCTATCACGGCTCATCCACCGTCGGCGCTGGCCTGACGGCGCTTCCGGCCTTCCATGCCGGCTTCGGCATGCCGCTCGACTGGCAGCATAAGATCCCTTCGCATTACGCCTACCGCAATCCCGTCGGCACCGATCCGCAGGCGATCATCGCCGCCTCGGTAGCCGCACTGCGCGCCAAGGTCGAAGAGCTTGGCGCCGAACGCGTGGCGGCCTTCTACGCCGAGCCGATCCAAGGTTCGGGCGGCGTGCTGGTGCCGCCGGCCGGCTGGATGAAGGCAATGCGCGATCTTTGCAGCGAACTCGACATTCTGTTCGTTGCGGACGAGGTAATCACCGGTTTCGGGCGCACCGGCCCGCTGTTTGCCTGTTCGGACGACGGCATCGTGCCTGACCTGATGACCACCGCAAAGGGGCTCACCTCGGGCTACGTGCCGATGGGAGCCGTCTTCCTAACGGAGCGGGTCTATAATACGATTGCCGACGGCGCCGGCGCCGCCGCGGTTGGCCACGGCTATACCTATTCCGCGCATCCCGTCAGCGCTGCGGTTGGCCTGGAAGTGCTGCGCCTTTACGAGAGCGGCCTGTTGGAAAACGGCGTCAAGGCCGGAGCGCGGCTGATGGCCGGCCTTCGCGATCTCTCCTCGCATCCGCTTGTCGGCGACGTGCGCGGGCGCGGCATGCTCGCTGCCGTCGAGCTGGTGGTCGACAAGGCGCGCAAGACGCCCTTGCCCGCGGCTGCCGAGCCGGCGCGGCGGATCTTCGATCGCGCCTGGAACAACGGGCTCGTCATTCGCGCCTTCGGCAACGGTGTTCTCGGTTATGCGCCGCCGCTCTGCTGCACCGATGGCGAGATCGACGCGATCATCGAACGCACGCGCAGGACGCTGGACCAGACCCTGGAAGACCCTGATGTGCGCGCGGTGCTCGCCTGA
- a CDS encoding HAD-IA family hydrolase, protein MAKSLADFKYFTFDVVGTLIDFEGGIKDCLAAIADQAGVSVDGEEALALYRAERYSDDADLFPDDLLRVYLAIAPKLGLPAKQAYGERLRDSCKGWKGFPDSAAALQRLSQRYKLIAMTNARRWAFEHFSKELGNPFYAAFTTDDTGTEKPDPAFFEQVFAFVAKEGGSKDDILHVAQSQYHDIGISRQLGMTNCWIERRHAQKGYGGTIEPKEFTRPDFHFTSIAGLADAVEAVRAA, encoded by the coding sequence TTGGCAAAGAGCCTAGCGGATTTCAAATATTTCACCTTTGATGTCGTCGGAACCCTGATCGACTTCGAAGGCGGCATCAAGGATTGCCTGGCGGCAATCGCCGATCAAGCAGGTGTTTCCGTCGATGGCGAGGAAGCGCTCGCCCTCTATCGCGCTGAACGCTATTCCGACGATGCCGATCTGTTTCCCGACGATCTGCTCCGTGTCTATCTGGCCATCGCGCCGAAGCTGGGGCTACCGGCTAAACAGGCATATGGCGAGCGCTTGCGTGATTCCTGCAAGGGCTGGAAAGGCTTTCCCGATAGCGCCGCAGCTCTCCAGCGCCTTTCGCAGCGTTACAAGCTTATCGCCATGACGAATGCCCGCCGCTGGGCGTTCGAGCACTTTTCCAAAGAACTCGGCAACCCGTTTTATGCCGCATTCACCACTGACGATACCGGCACGGAAAAGCCCGATCCGGCCTTCTTCGAGCAGGTCTTCGCTTTTGTCGCGAAGGAAGGCGGTTCGAAAGACGACATTCTGCATGTTGCACAGAGCCAGTATCACGACATCGGCATCTCGCGGCAGCTCGGCATGACCAATTGCTGGATCGAGCGGCGCCATGCCCAGAAGGGCTATGGCGGCACGATCGAGCCCAAGGAGTTCACCAGGCCCGATTTCCATTTCACCTCCATAGCAGGGCTTGCCGATGCGGTGGAGGCAGTCAGGGCCGCCTGA
- a CDS encoding ABC transporter substrate-binding protein yields MNDKITNWTSADDAMVENAIRRGATRRDLLQMFLAGGIAAAAGGAIFGRASAAFAATPVSGGSLKAAGWSSSTADTLDPAKASLSTDYVRCCAFYNRLSFLDKDGVTQMELAESIESSDAKVWTVKLRKGVTFHDGKTLSSADVVYSLKRHLDPAVGSKVNAIAKQMTGIKAVDPQTVEITLANPNADLPTILAIHHFMIIADGTTDFSKANGTGAFVCESFEPGVRSIAVKNKNYWKKSGPYLDSFEFFAIEDDSARVNALLSGDIQLAASINPRSMRLLDSQKGVTLSKTTSGNYTDLNMRLDMSPGNSKDFVTGVKYLLNREVIQKSALRGLAEIGNDQPVPPSNIYHNADLKPKAFDPEKAKFHFQKSGLLGQSIPVVASDAATSSVDMAMVLQQAGAEIGMKFDVQRVPSDGYWSNYWLKAPMHFGNINPRPTPDILFSLLYASQAPWNESQYKSEKFDSMLIEARGLLDQAKRKAIYGDMQAMIAEEAGTAIPAYISNVDAISSKLHGLEANPLGGMMGYAFAEYVWLDA; encoded by the coding sequence ATGAACGACAAGATCACGAATTGGACCAGCGCAGACGATGCCATGGTCGAAAATGCCATTCGCCGCGGTGCTACCCGCCGCGATCTCCTGCAGATGTTCCTTGCCGGCGGCATCGCTGCCGCAGCCGGCGGCGCGATCTTCGGCCGCGCCTCGGCGGCTTTCGCCGCAACCCCGGTCTCGGGCGGCTCACTGAAAGCGGCCGGCTGGTCGTCATCGACGGCCGACACGCTTGATCCGGCCAAGGCATCGCTTTCGACGGACTATGTCCGCTGCTGCGCCTTCTATAACCGCCTGTCCTTCCTCGACAAGGACGGCGTCACGCAGATGGAACTTGCCGAAAGCATCGAAAGCTCCGACGCCAAGGTATGGACCGTCAAGCTTCGCAAGGGCGTGACGTTCCACGACGGCAAAACCCTTTCTTCCGCCGACGTCGTCTATTCGCTGAAGCGCCATCTTGATCCGGCTGTCGGCTCGAAGGTCAATGCGATCGCCAAGCAGATGACCGGCATCAAGGCCGTCGATCCGCAGACCGTCGAGATCACCCTCGCCAATCCGAACGCTGATCTTCCGACCATCCTTGCCATCCATCATTTCATGATCATTGCCGATGGCACCACGGACTTCAGCAAGGCCAATGGCACCGGCGCATTCGTCTGCGAAAGCTTCGAACCCGGCGTCCGGTCCATCGCAGTCAAGAACAAGAATTATTGGAAGAAAAGCGGTCCGTACCTCGACTCCTTCGAGTTCTTCGCGATCGAAGACGACTCCGCACGCGTCAATGCGCTGCTTTCGGGCGATATCCAGCTCGCCGCATCCATCAATCCACGCTCCATGCGGCTCCTGGACAGCCAGAAGGGCGTGACATTGTCGAAGACCACCTCCGGCAATTATACCGACCTCAACATGCGTCTGGATATGAGCCCGGGCAACAGCAAGGACTTCGTGACCGGCGTCAAGTATCTCCTGAACCGGGAAGTCATCCAGAAGTCGGCGCTACGCGGACTTGCCGAGATCGGCAACGACCAGCCTGTGCCTCCTTCCAACATCTACCATAATGCCGATCTGAAGCCGAAGGCCTTCGATCCGGAGAAAGCCAAGTTCCACTTCCAGAAGTCGGGTCTGCTCGGCCAGTCCATTCCTGTTGTCGCGTCCGACGCTGCAACCTCGTCTGTCGACATGGCGATGGTGCTGCAGCAGGCCGGCGCCGAGATCGGTATGAAGTTCGACGTCCAGCGCGTGCCCTCAGACGGCTACTGGTCGAACTACTGGCTGAAGGCGCCGATGCATTTCGGCAATATCAATCCGCGTCCGACCCCCGACATTCTGTTCTCGCTGCTCTACGCCTCCCAGGCTCCCTGGAACGAGAGCCAGTACAAGTCGGAGAAGTTCGACAGCATGCTGATCGAGGCGCGCGGCTTGCTCGATCAGGCCAAGCGCAAGGCGATCTACGGCGACATGCAGGCGATGATCGCCGAAGAGGCGGGTACCGCCATTCCGGCCTATATCTCCAATGTCGACGCGATTTCTTCGAAGCTGCACGGCCTGGAGGCCAATCCGCTCGGCGGCATGATGGGTTATGCCTTCGCGGAATATGTCTGGCTTGATGCCTGA